A single Blattabacterium sp. (Mastotermes darwiniensis) str. MADAR DNA region contains:
- the fbp gene encoding class 1 fructose-bisphosphatase, translated as MYTLGEFIIENRDRFLYSTEELLRLFSSIKLAAKAINKEVNKAGLTEKIIGSSGITNIQGENQQKLDDFAHRVFIESFKSRNVVCGIASEESKDFIVIVEKGEKENPKYIVLIDPLDGSSNIDVNVSIGTIFSVYIRRTPIPMDLTIEDFLQKGNKQILAGYIIYGSSTILVYTTGNGVHGFTLDPSIGTFYLSHPNLRFPEIERIYSINEGNYAKFPNGIKKFIKYCQEKKENRPYTARYIGSLVGDFHRNMIQGGIYIYPKTEHSPEGKLRLLYECNPMAFLTEQAGGKASDGKKRILDIKPLNLHQRTPFICGPVRMVSKLEEFMDR; from the coding sequence ATGTATACATTGGGAGAGTTTATTATAGAAAATAGGGATCGTTTTTTGTATTCTACAGAAGAATTGTTACGTTTGTTTAGCTCCATTAAATTAGCGGCTAAGGCTATCAATAAAGAAGTAAACAAAGCAGGTTTAACAGAAAAAATTATAGGGAGTTCGGGGATAACTAATATACAAGGAGAGAATCAACAAAAATTGGATGATTTTGCACATAGAGTTTTCATAGAATCATTTAAAAGCAGAAATGTAGTTTGCGGAATAGCTTCTGAGGAAAGCAAAGATTTTATAGTTATTGTGGAAAAGGGGGAAAAAGAAAATCCTAAATATATTGTTTTGATAGATCCATTGGATGGGTCTTCCAATATAGATGTAAATGTTTCTATTGGAACTATATTTTCTGTGTATATAAGACGAACTCCTATTCCAATGGATTTAACAATAGAAGATTTTTTGCAGAAAGGAAATAAACAAATATTAGCAGGATATATTATTTATGGATCATCTACCATATTAGTCTATACAACAGGAAATGGAGTCCATGGTTTTACTTTGGATCCCTCTATTGGAACTTTTTATTTATCTCATCCAAATCTTCGTTTTCCTGAAATAGAAAGAATTTACTCTATTAATGAAGGAAATTATGCTAAATTTCCTAATGGAATAAAAAAATTTATAAAATATTGTCAAGAAAAAAAAGAAAATCGTCCTTATACAGCACGGTATATTGGATCTTTAGTAGGGGATTTTCATAGAAATATGATACAAGGTGGTATCTATATTTATCCTAAAACGGAACATTCTCCAGAGGGGAAATTAAGATTACTTTATGAATGTAATCCTATGGCTTTTTTAACAGAACAAGCTGGTGGAAAAGCTTCTGATGGAAAGAAAAGAATTCTAGATATAAAACCTTTAAATTTACATCAAAGGACTCCATTTATTTGTGGACCTGTAAGAATGGTTTCTAAATTGGAAGAATTTATGGATCGGTAA
- a CDS encoding MarC family protein: protein MEWINSLISCFMILFSIIDILGNAPIIMSFKSKGNIIDTKKVIITSLLIFLSFLFLGQPMLKIIGVDVNSFSVAGSIVLFLIGLEMILGIDIHKVTENAQTSIVPIAFPLIAGPGSLTTLISLRTTYDVNIILLSLILNMIVVYFVIDRCDFIAKKIGTNGLDILKKIFGIVLLAFSVKIFGANVGQLFQQGL, encoded by the coding sequence ATGGAATGGATTAATTCATTAATCAGTTGTTTTATGATTCTTTTTAGCATTATAGATATATTAGGAAATGCTCCCATAATTATGAGTTTTAAATCCAAAGGAAACATTATAGACACTAAAAAAGTGATAATCACTTCTCTTCTTATATTTTTATCTTTTTTATTTTTAGGACAACCTATGCTCAAAATCATTGGTGTAGATGTTAACTCTTTTTCTGTAGCAGGATCTATAGTGTTATTTCTAATTGGATTAGAAATGATACTAGGAATAGATATCCATAAAGTTACAGAAAATGCTCAAACTTCTATAGTTCCAATAGCCTTTCCACTTATAGCTGGACCAGGATCTTTAACTACTCTAATTTCACTAAGAACAACTTATGATGTTAACATTATTCTTTTATCTCTAATATTGAATATGATTGTTGTCTATTTTGTTATAGACCGATGTGATTTTATCGCTAAAAAAATAGGAACAAACGGTTTAGATATACTAAAAAAAATATTTGGAATTGTTTTACTTGCATTTTCCGTGAAGATTTTTGGAGCAAATGTTGGTCAATTATTTCAACAAGGATTATGA
- the pyrF gene encoding orotidine-5'-phosphate decarboxylase: MKEKEHFFYKIYNLGIIKFGCFTLKSGMNSPIYIDFRPIASRPDLLIKLSDLILKEVPYHVFELICGVPYAALPIATTLSLRSNIPLIIKRKENKGYGTKRMIEGIYKKGQNCLLIEDVITSGDSLLKTVIDLEKEGLIIKNILSILDREQGGIENLKNRGFNIRSLFRLGEILKMLKEKNLLKKEEIHIIQFFFKKKKLKNIQGKRISYEEKKEKISHPIGKKLLDIALKKQTNLIVSADLIYSEEILKLVNLIGDKICGLKIHVDIISDFSFSFIDSLKKISMEKKFLLFEDRKLCDVGPTNYLQLHYGIHKISSWADIITVHVLAGSESIQNLNIPSNMGVITISEMSSSGRLSDDNYIRKALNISLKNSKVIGTVAQRKVDDRLLLFTPGIHFSDSKENCRGNTYIHPNQAFIKNSSDFIIVGKAIYQSNNPKILAEKYRNSGWKAYENVLFKKNTLSKN, from the coding sequence ATGAAGGAAAAAGAACATTTTTTTTATAAAATTTATAATTTAGGAATTATTAAATTTGGTTGTTTTACCTTAAAAAGTGGAATGAATTCTCCTATATATATAGATTTTCGTCCAATTGCTTCTAGACCCGATTTATTAATAAAATTATCGGATTTGATTTTGAAGGAAGTCCCATATCACGTGTTTGAATTGATTTGTGGAGTTCCATATGCCGCTTTACCTATAGCGACTACTTTATCGTTAAGATCTAATATTCCTTTAATTATTAAAAGAAAAGAAAATAAAGGTTATGGAACAAAACGAATGATAGAAGGAATTTACAAGAAAGGACAAAATTGCCTTCTTATAGAAGATGTTATAACAAGTGGAGACAGTTTGTTAAAAACTGTAATAGATCTTGAAAAAGAAGGATTAATTATCAAAAATATTTTATCCATTCTTGATCGTGAACAAGGAGGAATAGAAAATCTAAAAAATAGAGGATTCAACATACGATCTTTATTTCGTCTAGGAGAAATTTTAAAGATGTTGAAAGAAAAAAATCTATTAAAAAAAGAAGAAATACATATAATTCAATTTTTTTTCAAGAAAAAAAAATTAAAAAATATTCAAGGAAAACGTATTTCTTATGAAGAAAAGAAAGAAAAAATTTCTCATCCTATAGGAAAAAAACTTCTTGACATAGCATTGAAAAAACAAACAAATTTGATAGTTTCCGCTGACTTAATATATTCTGAAGAAATTTTAAAATTGGTAAATTTAATTGGGGATAAAATTTGTGGATTAAAGATTCATGTAGATATTATTAGTGATTTTTCATTTTCATTTATCGATTCACTTAAAAAAATTTCGATGGAAAAGAAATTTTTATTGTTTGAAGATAGAAAATTATGTGATGTAGGACCTACAAATTATCTTCAATTACATTATGGAATACATAAAATATCTTCTTGGGCAGATATTATAACGGTCCATGTTCTTGCAGGAAGTGAAAGTATACAAAACTTGAATATTCCTTCTAATATGGGGGTAATTACTATATCTGAAATGTCTTCTTCTGGAAGATTATCTGATGATAACTATATAAGAAAAGCATTAAATATTTCTTTAAAAAATTCTAAAGTCATTGGAACAGTTGCTCAAAGAAAAGTGGACGATAGATTATTATTATTTACTCCTGGTATACATTTTTCTGATTCAAAAGAAAATTGTAGGGGAAATACCTACATTCATCCTAATCAAGCTTTTATTAAGAATAGTAGCGATTTTATTATCGTTGGAAAAGCGATTTATCAATCGAATAATCCAAAAATACTGGCAGAAAAATATAGAAATTCAGGATGGAAAGCCTACGAAAACGTCCTTTTTAAAAAAAATACTTTGTCCAAAAATTAA
- a CDS encoding dihydroorotate oxidase, with the protein MIMKKIDISTNINGIKFPSCIMNASGVRCSTDKELSDLLISSSGAVVTKSCTLKPRKGNLKPRYFEWNIGSINSMGLPNLGIDFYLDFFERKNYKKPFLLSVSGLSIEENYILLRKANLSSKISAIELNLSCPNIVEKGNKVLGYDFSKVSYFLDNLFKFYKKPLGVKLPPYFEDENFIKMASILNKYPLCFVTCINSLPNGIFIDINKESVVIQPKKGFGGIGGISIKPFALSNICKFYTYLRKDIPIIGCGGICSGKDIFEHILCGASAVQVGTQFIKEGITVFDRLIQEFILILKNKQYSSINNFKGKLNVF; encoded by the coding sequence ATAATCATGAAAAAAATAGATATTTCCACTAATATAAATGGAATAAAATTTCCATCCTGTATCATGAATGCTTCAGGAGTTCGTTGTAGTACAGATAAAGAGCTTTCCGATCTTTTGATTAGTTCTTCTGGAGCTGTTGTTACAAAAAGTTGTACTCTAAAACCAAGGAAGGGAAATTTAAAGCCAAGATATTTCGAATGGAATATTGGAAGTATCAATTCTATGGGATTGCCAAATCTTGGAATAGATTTTTATTTGGATTTTTTCGAAAGAAAAAATTATAAAAAACCTTTTTTATTATCCGTATCAGGACTTTCTATTGAAGAAAATTATATTCTTCTTCGTAAAGCCAATCTTTCTTCAAAAATTAGTGCTATAGAATTAAATTTATCTTGTCCAAATATAGTGGAAAAAGGAAATAAAGTATTAGGTTACGATTTTTCTAAGGTTTCGTATTTTCTGGATAATCTATTTAAATTTTATAAAAAACCTTTAGGAGTTAAACTCCCGCCTTATTTTGAAGATGAGAACTTTATAAAAATGGCTTCTATTTTAAATAAATATCCTCTTTGTTTTGTTACTTGCATTAATAGTTTACCCAATGGCATTTTCATCGATATAAATAAAGAATCCGTTGTTATTCAACCAAAAAAAGGATTTGGAGGAATAGGAGGTATATCTATCAAACCATTTGCATTGTCTAATATTTGTAAATTTTATACTTATCTTCGTAAAGATATTCCTATAATAGGATGTGGAGGAATTTGTTCTGGAAAAGATATATTTGAACATATATTATGTGGGGCTTCTGCAGTTCAGGTTGGTACTCAATTTATAAAAGAAGGAATTACTGTATTTGATAGATTAATTCAAGAATTCATTTTAATTCTAAAAAATAAACAATATTCATCCATAAATAATTTCAAAGGAAAATTAAATGTTTTCTAG
- the proS gene encoding proline--tRNA ligase has translation MMQLTKRKEDYSKWYNDIVIKSGLAEFSGVRGFMIIKPYGFSIWEIMKNKLDKMFKDSGHKNVYFPLLIPKSFFSKEKKHIQNFYKQCAIVTHSQFKRNEETLTIDPKYQLQEELVIRPTSESIVWKTYRRWIHSYRDLPILYNQWGNAIRWEMRTRLLLRTSEFLWQEGHTAHSTKKEAIEETKKILNIYTNFSENCMAIPVLQGIKPFMDKFSGSETTYCIEALMQDGKALQIGTSHFLGQNFSKAFDVQFTNHNGKKEYVWSTSWGISTRLIGGLVMLHSDDHGLVLPPKIAPIQIVIIPIYKNKKELKKINEIVEKIQNILKKTELSIKYDNRDIFTPGWKFNEYEMKGIPIRISIGKNEIKMEKAEVFRRDTYEKIYVSWNSLITFIPELLEKIQRNIYQKALNKTKKLTVCLDHYEDFKNRINETGGFILAHWDGTMSTGKKIQEETEATIRCIPINNENETGKCIYSGKPSCQRVVFAKSY, from the coding sequence ATTATGCAATTAACTAAACGTAAGGAGGATTATTCTAAATGGTATAATGATATTGTCATTAAATCTGGATTGGCAGAATTTTCTGGTGTTCGTGGTTTTATGATTATTAAACCATATGGATTTTCTATATGGGAAATTATGAAAAATAAATTAGATAAAATGTTTAAAGATTCCGGACACAAAAATGTTTATTTTCCCTTATTAATCCCCAAATCATTTTTTTCGAAAGAAAAAAAACATATTCAAAATTTTTATAAACAATGTGCTATAGTTACGCATTCTCAGTTTAAAAGAAACGAAGAAACATTGACTATTGATCCAAAATATCAATTACAAGAAGAATTAGTAATCCGACCTACTTCTGAGAGTATCGTATGGAAAACTTACCGACGTTGGATTCATTCTTATAGAGATCTACCTATTCTTTACAATCAATGGGGAAATGCCATTAGATGGGAAATGCGTACTCGTCTGTTATTAAGAACCTCTGAATTTTTATGGCAAGAAGGTCATACCGCTCATTCTACAAAAAAAGAAGCTATAGAAGAAACTAAAAAAATATTGAATATCTATACAAATTTCTCTGAAAATTGCATGGCTATTCCTGTATTACAGGGAATAAAACCTTTTATGGATAAATTTTCTGGATCTGAAACAACATATTGTATTGAAGCCCTCATGCAAGACGGAAAAGCTTTACAAATTGGAACTTCTCATTTTCTTGGACAAAATTTTTCAAAAGCTTTTGATGTCCAATTTACTAATCATAATGGAAAAAAAGAATATGTATGGTCTACTTCATGGGGAATTTCCACTAGGTTAATAGGAGGACTGGTAATGTTACATTCAGATGATCATGGATTGGTTTTACCTCCTAAAATAGCTCCTATACAAATTGTTATTATTCCTATATATAAAAACAAAAAAGAATTAAAAAAAATTAATGAAATAGTTGAAAAGATTCAGAATATTTTAAAAAAAACAGAACTTAGTATAAAGTATGACAACAGAGATATTTTTACTCCTGGATGGAAATTTAATGAATACGAAATGAAGGGAATTCCCATACGAATTAGTATTGGAAAAAATGAAATTAAAATGGAGAAAGCAGAAGTATTTAGAAGAGATACTTACGAAAAAATATATGTATCTTGGAATAGTTTAATCACATTTATTCCAGAACTTCTTGAAAAAATACAAAGAAATATTTATCAAAAAGCTTTGAACAAAACAAAAAAATTGACTGTTTGCTTAGATCATTATGAAGATTTTAAAAATAGAATCAATGAAACAGGAGGTTTTATTCTTGCTCATTGGGATGGAACAATGAGTACAGGAAAAAAAATACAAGAAGAAACGGAAGCTACTATACGTTGTATTCCTATCAACAATGAAAACGAAACTGGAAAATGTATTTACTCTGGAAAACCTTCTTGTCAACGAGTCGTTTTTGCAAAATCTTACTAG
- the rpmF gene encoding 50S ribosomal protein L32, producing the protein MAHPKRRQSKSRRDKRRTHLKIRKPLLIQCPLTHQQHLYHHAYWHEKKLYYRGKIVLE; encoded by the coding sequence ATGGCACATCCTAAAAGAAGACAGTCTAAATCAAGAAGAGATAAAAGAAGAACTCACTTAAAGATAAGAAAACCTCTATTAATTCAATGCCCTTTAACACATCAACAACATTTATATCATCACGCTTATTGGCATGAAAAAAAACTATATTATAGAGGAAAAATTGTATTGGAATAA
- the accB gene encoding acetyl-CoA carboxylase biotin carboxyl carrier protein, giving the protein MDYKNIKSLIQFISKSDIHEIMIKIGETEIHIKNKIVRKKNALDQIVFNKNNQRNPSYISDFSDRFSKYEEKKPNNNRYITIRSPMIGTFYRRPHPNQEPFVKVGDEIKIGTKICVIEAMKLFNDIESEVNGKIVKILVEDSTPVDYDQPLFLLDPMEE; this is encoded by the coding sequence ATGGATTACAAAAATATTAAATCGTTGATTCAATTTATTTCTAAATCGGATATTCATGAAATAATGATTAAGATAGGAGAAACAGAAATACATATTAAAAATAAAATCGTTAGAAAAAAAAATGCATTGGATCAAATTGTTTTTAACAAAAATAATCAAAGAAATCCTTCCTATATTTCTGATTTTTCCGATAGGTTTTCTAAATACGAAGAAAAAAAACCTAATAATAATCGGTATATTACCATAAGATCTCCTATGATTGGAACCTTTTATCGTAGACCACATCCCAATCAAGAACCTTTTGTAAAGGTTGGAGATGAAATAAAGATAGGGACAAAAATTTGCGTAATAGAAGCAATGAAATTATTTAATGATATAGAATCTGAAGTGAATGGAAAAATAGTTAAAATTCTTGTAGAAGATTCTACTCCAGTAGATTATGATCAACCTTTATTTCTTTTAGATCCTATGGAAGAATAA
- the accC gene encoding acetyl-CoA carboxylase biotin carboxylase subunit: MFKKILIANRGEIALRIIRTAKEMGIKTVAVYSTADKHSLHVYFSDEAVCIGPPSPYQSYLNIPNLISAAEITNADAIHPGYGFLSENAYFSSMCIKHGIKFIGPLPNHIIQMGNKISAKKIMKKAGILCLPGSDCFVESSYKEIEKIAEEIGYPIIIKAVFGGGGKGIRSVLDKNGLKYSWEEAKKEALSCFGKKDMYIEKLIIDPRHIEIQIISDQYGRSCHLSERDCSIQRRNQKLVEEAPSPFLTTSLRKKMGEEAVKAAEFIHYEGIGTIEFLVDKDRNFYFMEMNPRIQVEHPITEEITGLDLIQEQIFLACGKRLSGKNYYPKMYSIECRINAEEPSQDFRPFPGQITQMHIPGGKGVRVDTHVYAGYRVPPYYDSMIAKIITTAKSRKETIEKMRRSLDEFVIEGIRTTIPFHREFMQNNDFLKGNYNTNFLEKLHYYNSNC, translated from the coding sequence ATGTTTAAAAAAATATTAATAGCTAATCGTGGTGAAATAGCTTTACGGATTATACGAACAGCTAAAGAAATGGGAATAAAGACAGTCGCTGTTTATTCTACAGCAGATAAACATAGTCTTCACGTTTATTTTTCAGATGAAGCGGTATGTATTGGTCCTCCTTCTCCATATCAATCTTATTTGAATATTCCTAATTTAATATCCGCTGCTGAAATTACGAATGCAGATGCCATTCATCCTGGATATGGTTTCTTATCCGAAAATGCCTATTTTTCATCTATGTGCATCAAACATGGGATTAAGTTTATAGGTCCTCTTCCAAATCATATAATTCAAATGGGGAATAAAATTTCAGCTAAAAAAATTATGAAAAAAGCTGGAATTTTGTGTTTGCCTGGATCGGATTGTTTTGTTGAATCTTCTTATAAAGAAATAGAAAAAATAGCAGAAGAAATAGGATATCCAATTATTATTAAAGCAGTTTTTGGAGGTGGAGGAAAAGGAATACGATCTGTTTTAGATAAAAATGGATTAAAATATTCTTGGGAAGAAGCTAAAAAAGAAGCTTTATCCTGTTTTGGAAAAAAAGACATGTATATAGAAAAATTAATCATAGATCCAAGACATATAGAAATACAAATAATTAGCGATCAATATGGAAGATCCTGTCATCTATCAGAAAGAGATTGTTCTATTCAACGAAGAAACCAAAAATTGGTAGAAGAAGCTCCTTCTCCTTTTTTAACCACATCTTTGAGAAAAAAGATGGGAGAAGAAGCTGTAAAAGCTGCAGAATTCATTCATTATGAAGGAATAGGAACTATAGAATTTTTAGTGGATAAAGATAGAAATTTTTATTTTATGGAAATGAATCCCAGAATTCAAGTAGAACACCCTATAACCGAAGAAATAACAGGTTTGGATTTGATACAAGAACAAATTTTTTTGGCTTGTGGAAAAAGACTTTCTGGAAAAAATTATTATCCAAAAATGTATTCAATAGAATGTAGAATCAATGCAGAAGAACCTTCCCAAGATTTTCGTCCGTTTCCTGGACAAATTACTCAGATGCATATTCCAGGAGGAAAAGGAGTACGTGTAGATACACATGTTTATGCTGGATATAGGGTTCCACCTTATTATGATTCTATGATTGCGAAAATTATTACTACAGCAAAAAGCAGAAAGGAAACTATTGAAAAAATGCGTCGATCATTAGATGAATTTGTGATAGAAGGAATTCGTACAACTATTCCTTTTCATAGAGAATTTATGCAAAATAATGATTTTTTAAAAGGAAACTATAATACAAATTTTTTAGAAAAACTTCACTATTACAATTCCAACTGTTGA
- the prfA gene encoding peptide chain release factor 1 translates to MKRSSLLNQFEVLEKKFHEISNFILKPLSNQKKYKILFKEYQKLKKIMSLYERYKNKLFSLQEAKNVLENDSDPEMKEIASLEKKKILEDLSSIEKESYNFLLSDSITEVEEDHRNAIVELRSGTGGYEACLFVEDILRMYIMYFKQVGWKYEILHSQKGGIKGYKEIILEVSGNDVKKKGGVYSNLKLESGVHRVQRIPRTESQGRIHTSAITVAVLPEIKSVEMNIDLSDIKKETFRSSGAGGQHVNKTESAVRLTHITSKITVECQEERSQHKNFEKAMKVLRSRIYKNEMEKRIKERSIKRKSLISTGDRSVKIRTYNYPKSRVTDHRIHKSIYDIVGFMNGNIQEMIDLLKIFEEKNKKNQQLEL, encoded by the coding sequence ATGAAAAGATCTTCATTGCTCAATCAATTTGAAGTATTGGAAAAAAAATTTCATGAAATTTCAAATTTTATTTTAAAACCTCTATCTAATCAAAAGAAATATAAAATTTTATTCAAAGAATATCAAAAATTAAAAAAGATAATGTCTCTCTACGAGAGATACAAAAACAAATTATTCTCTCTTCAAGAAGCAAAAAATGTTTTAGAAAACGATTCAGATCCTGAAATGAAGGAAATAGCATCCTTGGAAAAAAAAAAAATTTTAGAAGATTTATCTTCTATTGAAAAAGAATCATATAATTTTCTATTATCCGATTCCATAACAGAAGTAGAAGAAGATCATAGAAATGCTATCGTAGAATTACGTTCTGGAACAGGAGGATATGAAGCTTGTCTTTTTGTAGAGGACATTTTACGAATGTATATCATGTACTTTAAACAAGTAGGTTGGAAATATGAAATACTACATTCTCAAAAGGGAGGAATTAAAGGGTATAAAGAAATAATTTTAGAGGTAAGTGGAAATGATGTAAAAAAAAAAGGAGGAGTCTATTCCAATTTAAAATTGGAATCTGGAGTACATAGGGTTCAAAGAATTCCAAGAACTGAGTCTCAAGGAAGAATACATACATCTGCTATTACAGTAGCTGTTCTCCCTGAAATAAAAAGTGTAGAAATGAACATAGATCTATCTGATATAAAAAAAGAAACGTTTCGATCCAGTGGAGCCGGAGGACAACATGTAAATAAAACAGAATCCGCTGTGCGATTGACTCATATTACAAGTAAAATAACAGTGGAATGCCAAGAAGAACGTTCTCAACACAAAAACTTTGAAAAAGCTATGAAGGTTTTAAGATCACGTATCTATAAGAACGAAATGGAAAAACGAATTAAAGAACGATCTATCAAAAGAAAATCTTTAATTTCTACAGGAGACCGTTCCGTAAAAATACGAACTTATAATTATCCTAAAAGTAGAGTAACGGATCATAGAATTCATAAATCAATTTATGATATTGTAGGATTCATGAATGGAAATATTCAAGAAATGATTGATCTTCTAAAAATTTTTGAAGAAAAAAATAAAAAAAATCAACAGTTGGAATTGTAA
- a CDS encoding DUF4293 family protein, with product MFYRIQTFYLFLSVLISSISLYYYPNTQIHPFFLDKIFFTFIIICLILSILSILLFKKKSIQIFCNYLNIIINSTTFLSIIFISCYQNKLLRKTNLFLLLSMILFLSLSNKAIKKDLELIHSINRIR from the coding sequence ATGTTCTATAGGATACAAACTTTTTATTTATTTTTATCTGTGCTAATATCTTCTATTTCTTTATATTATTATCCTAATACCCAAATACATCCCTTTTTTTTGGATAAAATATTTTTTACTTTTATAATTATATGTTTGATCTTATCTATTTTAAGTATTCTTCTTTTTAAAAAAAAATCCATACAAATATTTTGTAACTATTTAAATATAATTATAAATAGTACTACTTTTCTATCAATTATTTTCATTTCATGTTATCAAAATAAACTTTTAAGAAAAACGAATTTATTTCTTCTCTTATCAATGATATTGTTCTTATCTCTTTCTAATAAAGCAATAAAAAAAGATTTAGAATTGATTCATTCTATAAATAGAATACGATAA
- the rho gene encoding transcription termination factor Rho, which produces MYDITELKSKKLFELQEIARLSGLKKCTQLRKNELLEKIISILNIKNNPSSSKIENSLLKKGFKGRKKKLTSPSQENLKNYSKSSEESAKKYPKRYFQNWKKNDRSESIGTVKKNSNKYCSPEYEFDGIIISEGVLEIMPENYGFLRSSDFNYLSSPDDIYVSQSQIRLFGMKTGDTIRGEVRPPKDGEKYFPLIKIIEINGRNPSFVRGRDSFEHLTPLFPNEKFKIAEKKATLSTRIVDLFTPIGKGQRGMIVAPPKTGKTTLLKEIANAIAANHPEVYLIILLIDERPEEVTDMQRNVKGEVIASTFDEPAERHVKVANIVLQKAKRMVECSHDVVILLDSITRLARAYNTVAPASGKVLSGGVDANALHRPKRFFGAARNIEDGGSLSIIATAMIDTGSKMDEVIFEEFKGTGNKELQLDRKIANKRIYPAIDLVSSSTRKDDLLLDPNTLQRMWILRKHLSDMNPVEAMEFLISRIARTQNNEEFLISMNG; this is translated from the coding sequence ATGTATGATATTACGGAATTAAAAAGTAAAAAACTTTTTGAATTACAGGAAATCGCCCGTTTGTCAGGATTAAAAAAATGTACACAACTACGAAAAAACGAGCTACTTGAAAAAATAATTTCCATTCTCAATATTAAAAACAATCCTTCTTCTTCAAAGATAGAAAATTCTTTATTAAAAAAAGGATTTAAAGGTAGAAAAAAAAAATTAACTTCTCCTTCTCAAGAGAATTTAAAAAACTATTCCAAAAGTTCAGAAGAATCTGCAAAAAAATATCCAAAAAGATATTTCCAAAATTGGAAAAAAAACGATAGATCAGAATCTATTGGAACAGTAAAAAAAAATTCTAATAAATATTGTTCTCCAGAATATGAATTTGATGGAATTATCATTAGCGAAGGAGTATTAGAAATTATGCCAGAAAATTATGGTTTTTTAAGATCTTCCGATTTCAATTATTTATCTTCTCCCGATGATATTTACGTTTCTCAATCTCAAATTAGACTTTTTGGAATGAAAACAGGAGATACTATAAGAGGAGAAGTCCGCCCACCTAAAGATGGAGAGAAATATTTTCCTTTAATTAAAATTATTGAAATCAATGGAAGAAATCCTTCCTTTGTAAGAGGAAGAGATTCTTTTGAACATTTAACTCCACTTTTTCCAAATGAAAAATTTAAAATAGCTGAAAAAAAAGCCACTCTTTCTACAAGAATAGTAGATCTTTTCACTCCTATAGGAAAGGGACAAAGAGGTATGATTGTTGCACCTCCAAAGACAGGAAAAACTACTTTATTGAAAGAAATAGCCAATGCTATTGCTGCTAATCATCCAGAGGTATATCTGATTATATTGCTTATTGATGAACGTCCAGAGGAAGTGACCGATATGCAACGAAATGTTAAAGGAGAAGTAATAGCATCTACTTTTGATGAACCAGCAGAAAGACATGTAAAAGTAGCTAATATTGTATTACAAAAAGCTAAAAGAATGGTAGAATGTTCTCATGATGTTGTTATATTACTGGATTCTATAACACGTTTAGCACGTGCGTATAATACTGTTGCTCCTGCTTCTGGGAAAGTTTTATCAGGAGGAGTAGATGCTAATGCTTTACATAGACCAAAAAGATTTTTTGGAGCTGCTAGAAATATAGAAGATGGAGGCTCTTTATCCATTATTGCTACCGCTATGATTGATACAGGATCAAAAATGGATGAGGTAATTTTTGAAGAGTTTAAAGGAACAGGAAATAAAGAACTTCAATTGGATAGGAAAATAGCTAATAAAAGAATTTATCCAGCTATCGATCTCGTTTCTTCTAGTACAAGAAAGGATGATCTTTTGTTGGATCCCAATACATTACAAAGGATGTGGATTTTACGAAAACATCTTTCCGATATGAATCCAGTAGAAGCTATGGAATTTTTAATATCGCGTATAGCCAGAACTCAAAATAACGAAGAATTTTTAATATCCATGAATGGATGA